Proteins from one Actinomycetota bacterium genomic window:
- a CDS encoding DUF3592 domain-containing protein: MKVTRMFYLMVAASLIIGVVVMFAVDLAMGALITVIDLAAMGFVYLFFFRTLMKNERLAETGVPARARVVAARYTGTVVNDVYKQYDFTLEILPEEGEPYEARTRGLVPIEDVHLFDPGRIISVMVNPDNPTDVAIGDGGGELGNLATTTPLEEQRKQIEAMLERNEKKREEIHAKGLEAEAVILKAFELGINVNGPNPAMQFLLEVKPEGKEAFQAETMGVIDEAAVGKYQAGKTITVKYDPDDLTRVALFHSGGKGEAPAPAVEVTLPAVGIVETPVAEGETEPPAEDGEEGPAAEGENPPPAESEAESQEKEG, encoded by the coding sequence ATGAAGGTGACCAGGATGTTCTATCTCATGGTGGCCGCTTCGCTCATCATCGGCGTCGTCGTCATGTTCGCGGTCGATCTGGCGATGGGCGCGCTGATCACCGTCATCGACCTCGCCGCCATGGGCTTCGTCTACCTCTTCTTCTTCAGGACCCTCATGAAGAACGAGCGCCTGGCGGAGACGGGCGTGCCCGCCCGCGCCAGGGTGGTGGCGGCCAGGTACACCGGCACCGTCGTCAACGACGTATATAAACAGTACGATTTCACCCTCGAAATCCTCCCGGAGGAAGGAGAACCCTACGAGGCCAGGACCAGGGGCCTGGTGCCCATAGAGGACGTGCACCTCTTTGATCCCGGAAGGATCATCTCCGTGATGGTGAACCCGGACAACCCGACCGATGTCGCGATAGGTGACGGTGGCGGCGAGCTTGGAAACCTGGCCACCACCACGCCCCTGGAGGAGCAGAGGAAGCAGATCGAGGCGATGCTGGAGCGGAACGAGAAGAAGCGAGAAGAGATACACGCCAAAGGCCTGGAGGCCGAGGCGGTCATCCTCAAGGCCTTCGAGCTGGGTATAAACGTGAACGGCCCCAACCCGGCCATGCAGTTCCTGCTGGAGGTGAAGCCCGAGGGTAAGGAGGCCTTCCAGGCCGAGACCATGGGCGTGATCGACGAGGCCGCGGTGGGTAAGTACCAGGCAGGCAAGACCATCACCGTCAAATACGATCCGGACGACCTTACGCGGGTGGCCCTCTTCCACTCCGGGGGAAAAGGTGAGGCCCCCGCACCGGCGGTTGAGGTCACGTTGCCGGCGGTCGGGATCGTGGAAACCCCGGTAGCGGAAGGCGAGACGGAGCCGCCCGCGGAGGACGGGGAGGAAGGCCCCGCTGCGGAAGGGGAAAACCCACCGCCGGCGGAGAGCGAGGCGGAAAGCCAGGAGAAAGAAGGTTAG
- a CDS encoding thiamine pyrophosphate-binding protein, with protein MNCAQVLIEGIKAMGAERIYGVIGTSNISFVDALYDYQDRIRYVSCRHEQVAASMADVEGRLTGVPGIVLTHSGPGTLNALISVGNAYKDCSPMIVLSGAVKRKLKGSDGMLEADHAGIFAPLCKGVFRVEEAERASAAFSKAYTLAVSGARGPVLIEVPEDVWGEEVQGPPPDFRLSAEYRPPLHVEDVWKALAMIKEAHRPLLLSGGGVAYSRSSELMLRFAEALWAPVITTGNGRGTIPEDHPLCLGRAGFGGGNTAADTALGQADVVLGLGCTISDMTSYEYTLPMEGEVILVNIDLEAMLTSRFRAGYMVEADVRDFLVEALGAVKDYRPPPRDEWWELLEPKRKEWNGQVEAAIASDKVPLSPGRVVHELGRLLPGEHVVTVGAGTHLLYPMAFLPCRRPLSFLAATNFGAMGFGFPAALAAKLVHPEKEVVAVLGDGDFMMTMQDLETACREGIKVCVLVINDNMYRVLNIRQKVQCGGRVIGTCHGNPDFAALARSFGAAGFRLERVGDISVVLGEALAAPGVAVVDVIIDPDDLPPLNLEATLRMSMG; from the coding sequence ATGAACTGCGCGCAGGTGCTCATAGAGGGGATAAAAGCCATGGGTGCCGAGAGGATATACGGCGTCATCGGCACCTCGAACATCTCTTTCGTGGACGCCCTCTACGATTACCAGGACCGCATACGCTACGTCTCCTGCCGGCACGAGCAGGTGGCCGCGAGCATGGCCGACGTCGAAGGCCGCCTCACCGGCGTGCCCGGCATCGTTCTCACCCATTCCGGACCCGGCACCCTCAACGCACTCATCTCGGTGGGCAATGCCTATAAGGACTGCAGTCCGATGATCGTGTTGAGCGGTGCGGTGAAGAGGAAGCTCAAGGGATCGGACGGGATGCTCGAGGCCGATCACGCCGGCATCTTCGCCCCGCTGTGCAAGGGGGTGTTCCGGGTAGAGGAGGCGGAGCGTGCTTCCGCCGCCTTCTCCAAGGCCTACACCCTGGCGGTCTCGGGCGCGCGCGGTCCGGTGCTCATCGAGGTGCCGGAGGACGTATGGGGAGAGGAGGTGCAGGGCCCGCCCCCGGACTTCAGGTTGTCCGCGGAATACCGGCCGCCGCTGCACGTCGAGGACGTGTGGAAGGCACTGGCCATGATAAAGGAGGCGCACAGACCGTTGTTGCTCAGCGGCGGAGGCGTGGCCTATTCGCGCAGCTCCGAGCTTATGCTGCGGTTCGCGGAGGCCTTGTGGGCGCCGGTGATCACCACCGGCAACGGCCGCGGCACTATCCCCGAGGACCACCCTCTCTGCCTGGGCAGGGCCGGCTTCGGCGGCGGCAATACGGCGGCGGATACCGCCCTCGGCCAGGCGGACGTAGTGCTGGGCCTGGGGTGTACAATCTCCGATATGACCTCCTATGAGTACACCCTGCCCATGGAGGGCGAGGTGATCCTGGTCAACATCGACCTTGAGGCCATGCTCACCAGCCGCTTTCGCGCCGGCTACATGGTGGAGGCGGACGTAAGGGATTTCCTGGTCGAGGCCCTGGGGGCGGTCAAGGACTACCGGCCGCCGCCACGCGACGAATGGTGGGAGCTGCTGGAGCCGAAGCGGAAGGAGTGGAACGGCCAGGTAGAGGCGGCCATCGCCTCGGACAAGGTCCCGCTCTCCCCCGGCCGCGTGGTGCACGAACTCGGACGCCTGCTGCCCGGGGAGCATGTCGTCACCGTGGGGGCGGGCACCCACCTCCTCTATCCCATGGCCTTCCTGCCGTGCCGCAGGCCCCTCTCCTTTCTCGCGGCGACCAACTTCGGAGCCATGGGTTTCGGCTTCCCCGCCGCCCTGGCTGCGAAGCTGGTGCATCCAGAGAAGGAGGTGGTGGCCGTCCTCGGGGATGGCGACTTCATGATGACCATGCAGGACCTGGAGACGGCCTGCCGCGAGGGGATAAAGGTTTGCGTCCTGGTGATAAACGACAATATGTACCGGGTGCTTAACATCAGGCAGAAGGTACAGTGCGGCGGCCGGGTCATCGGGACCTGCCACGGAAACCCCGATTTCGCCGCCCTGGCGCGCTCCTTCGGGGCCGCGGGCTTCAGGCTGGAGAGGGTGGGGGACATCTCCGTGGTCCTGGGCGAGGCGCTGGCGGCGCCGGGCGTGGCGGTGGTGGACGTGATCATCGACCCCGACGACCTGCCGCCCCTCAACCTGGAGGCGACCCTGCGCATGAGCATGGGATGA
- a CDS encoding acyl-CoA dehydrogenase family protein, translating to MSYDIFQPVHEDFRKTVREYITSELFPHADEWEEAEEFPREVFKRMGELGFLGMSYPEEYGGDDDRLAEAVLTEELPRCGSAGVASGIGAHIGIAMPQINRFGTPEQKEKYLIPGIKGETIGALGITEPEAGSDVAGIKTYAVRDGSDWIINGSKTFITNGVRCDWVVALVKTDREKGYRGMSHMIIDRGIPGFETSRKIKKLGWKASDTGELSFIDVRVPADALLGQEGNGFFQTMANFVWERLIMALGSVAGADIVFQVALQYAKDRQAFGKPIGKFQAISHMLADMATEIELGRALTYHVLKLYIEGKEPMKEVAMAKLYTQSMAVRVADRAIQIHGGYGYTEEYPLARAWRDMRLGPIGGGTDEIMKEIISRSYGL from the coding sequence ATGAGTTACGATATCTTTCAACCGGTGCACGAGGACTTCCGCAAGACCGTGAGGGAGTACATCACCAGCGAGCTGTTCCCCCATGCCGACGAGTGGGAGGAGGCAGAGGAGTTCCCCCGCGAGGTTTTCAAGCGCATGGGCGAACTTGGTTTCCTCGGCATGTCCTACCCAGAGGAATACGGTGGAGACGACGACCGCCTCGCCGAGGCGGTGCTCACCGAGGAGCTGCCCCGCTGCGGATCCGCGGGGGTGGCCTCGGGCATCGGCGCCCACATCGGCATCGCCATGCCCCAGATCAACCGTTTCGGGACACCCGAACAGAAGGAGAAATACCTCATCCCGGGGATCAAGGGAGAGACCATCGGCGCCCTGGGCATCACCGAACCCGAGGCGGGCTCGGACGTGGCGGGGATCAAGACCTACGCCGTCCGCGACGGCTCGGACTGGATCATCAACGGCTCCAAGACCTTCATCACCAACGGAGTGCGCTGCGACTGGGTGGTGGCCCTGGTGAAGACGGACCGCGAGAAGGGCTACCGGGGCATGTCACATATGATCATAGACCGCGGCATACCCGGCTTCGAGACATCCAGGAAAATCAAGAAGCTGGGCTGGAAGGCCTCGGATACCGGCGAGCTCTCCTTCATCGACGTGCGCGTGCCCGCGGACGCCCTGCTGGGCCAGGAGGGCAACGGCTTCTTTCAGACCATGGCCAACTTCGTGTGGGAGCGGCTGATCATGGCCCTGGGCTCGGTGGCCGGCGCGGATATCGTCTTCCAGGTCGCGCTGCAGTACGCCAAGGACCGCCAGGCCTTCGGCAAGCCCATCGGCAAGTTCCAGGCCATCTCCCACATGCTGGCGGACATGGCCACGGAGATAGAGCTGGGCCGTGCCCTCACCTACCACGTGCTCAAGCTGTACATCGAGGGCAAGGAGCCGATGAAGGAGGTGGCCATGGCCAAGCTCTACACCCAGTCCATGGCGGTGCGGGTGGCGGATCGCGCCATCCAGATCCACGGCGGCTATGGCTACACCGAGGAATATCCCCTGGCGCGCGCCTGGCGCGATATGCGCCTCGGCCCCATCGGTGGCGGCACAGACGAGATCATGAAGGAGATCATCTCCCGCTCCTACGGGCTGTAG
- a CDS encoding prolipoprotein diacylglyceryl transferase: MRPVLFHIGGFPVYSYGVMLFIAFLAGIFVARAELNRRGLDGSAIYLIASVAAITGVVGARIFYVIGNLETFSGDWGQILDLNMRGLVFYGGLALAVPCCLLLVRAMKLPLGAVSDAVGLAMPLSLAIARVGCFLNGCCGGKPSGLPWAVTFPGSAVAVHPVQLYELALDLAAFAFLLWVRKRLRCDWDLFLLSLASYGLIRFVVEFFRVHADPHAALFFQAVSLALLIACSGAVLVRERFRTAEKAPGSEHPLE; this comes from the coding sequence ATGCGCCCGGTGCTCTTTCATATCGGAGGTTTCCCCGTCTACTCGTACGGGGTGATGCTCTTTATCGCCTTCCTGGCCGGCATCTTCGTGGCCCGCGCCGAGCTTAACCGGCGCGGGCTGGACGGCTCCGCCATCTACCTCATCGCCTCCGTGGCCGCCATCACCGGGGTCGTCGGGGCTCGCATCTTCTACGTTATAGGCAACCTGGAGACCTTCTCCGGCGACTGGGGCCAGATCCTGGACCTCAACATGCGCGGGCTGGTGTTCTACGGGGGCCTGGCCCTGGCCGTGCCCTGCTGCCTGCTGCTGGTGAGGGCAATGAAGCTCCCACTGGGTGCGGTGTCCGACGCGGTGGGTCTCGCCATGCCCCTGTCCCTGGCCATCGCCAGGGTGGGGTGTTTCCTCAACGGCTGCTGCGGGGGCAAGCCTTCAGGGCTCCCCTGGGCGGTGACATTTCCGGGCTCCGCGGTCGCGGTCCACCCCGTCCAGCTCTATGAACTGGCCCTTGACCTGGCCGCTTTCGCGTTCCTGTTATGGGTGCGGAAGCGGTTGCGGTGCGACTGGGACCTCTTTCTCCTCTCCCTGGCATCATACGGACTCATCCGCTTCGTGGTGGAGTTCTTTCGCGTCCATGCCGACCCACATGCCGCCCTCTTCTTCCAGGCCGTCAGCCTGGCCCTTCTTATCGCGTGCTCGGGTGCGGTGCTGGTGCGCGAGCGCTTCCGGACAGCGGAAAAAGCGCCGGGGTCCGAGCATCCGCTAGAATAG
- a CDS encoding Xaa-Pro peptidase family protein, whose protein sequence is MDAIIDYAKRIARITAEMEARGLDLLLATRGKSVTYIGGAFIPWRSVVLVSRDGYVGLNTLLMDAERVRDDSWLDNVVGCGPIPGFELWDITVRQIVEHGWEKATIGVELGHSPRMIAGYLFATEYEFLAEKLPQARFVNALEVMDRVTYIKDPVEIRLLRQAAAIADAAQARVRESLRVGMTEQEIAGIGEMAMRELGSEFHWPVTGSSEVASGYRTWYALGGCTPPTDKVLQPNESLLVDMHPTYQRYYGDLSHNYILGKPSSEQRRLADAYLKTAELLITSLKAGATVGQVWETVYDEVVKLGYADHTLPAFGHGIGVIGHEWYPAILNSDEFRDVVLEEDVVEIAALVMNVKGVGGMRLECSVRVTPDGGEMLNTTPLELTVLDI, encoded by the coding sequence GTGGACGCCATCATCGATTACGCGAAGAGGATAGCAAGGATAACCGCAGAGATGGAAGCACGGGGCCTGGACCTTCTCCTGGCCACGCGCGGTAAGAGCGTAACCTATATCGGGGGAGCCTTTATCCCCTGGCGGAGCGTGGTCCTGGTGTCCAGGGACGGGTACGTGGGCCTGAACACCCTGCTCATGGACGCGGAGCGGGTGAGGGACGATTCCTGGCTGGACAACGTGGTGGGGTGCGGCCCCATCCCGGGCTTCGAGCTCTGGGACATAACCGTGCGCCAGATAGTGGAACACGGGTGGGAGAAGGCGACCATCGGGGTGGAGCTGGGGCACTCCCCACGCATGATCGCGGGGTACCTCTTCGCCACCGAGTACGAGTTCCTCGCGGAGAAACTGCCGCAGGCGAGGTTCGTGAACGCCCTGGAGGTCATGGACCGGGTGACCTACATAAAGGACCCCGTGGAGATAAGGCTGCTGCGCCAGGCGGCGGCCATCGCCGATGCCGCCCAGGCCAGGGTCAGGGAGTCCCTGCGCGTGGGCATGACCGAGCAGGAGATCGCCGGCATCGGGGAGATGGCCATGCGCGAACTGGGGAGCGAGTTCCACTGGCCGGTGACCGGCTCGTCGGAGGTCGCCTCCGGCTACCGCACCTGGTACGCCCTGGGGGGGTGCACGCCGCCCACGGACAAGGTGCTGCAGCCGAACGAGAGCTTGCTGGTGGACATGCACCCAACCTACCAGCGCTACTACGGCGACCTCTCCCACAATTACATCCTGGGCAAGCCGTCCAGCGAGCAGAGGAGGCTCGCAGACGCCTATCTCAAGACAGCGGAACTGCTCATCACCTCCCTCAAGGCCGGCGCGACCGTGGGGCAGGTGTGGGAGACCGTCTATGACGAGGTCGTTAAACTGGGATACGCCGATCACACTCTTCCCGCCTTCGGCCACGGCATCGGGGTCATCGGGCACGAATGGTACCCCGCCATCCTCAACTCGGACGAGTTCCGTGACGTGGTGCTGGAGGAGGACGTGGTCGAGATCGCCGCCCTGGTGATGAACGTCAAGGGCGTGGGGGGCATGCGTCTAGAGTGTTCGGTCAGGGTGACGCCCGACGGAGGGGAGATGCTCAACACCACCCCGCTGGAACTGACGGTATTGGATATCTAG
- a CDS encoding secondary thiamine-phosphate synthase enzyme YjbQ, whose protein sequence is MEDGKSIQDAAFEVLTSSRSQMIDITELVQRKVRGTGVTDGICVVYVPHTTVGITINESADPAVAADILEHLEKLVPRGRYRHSEGNADSHIKASLTGSSVTIILDRGALGLGVWQGIFLCEFDGPRKRTVRVKVVPGG, encoded by the coding sequence ATGGAAGACGGAAAGAGCATCCAGGACGCCGCGTTCGAGGTCTTGACCTCCTCGCGGTCGCAGATGATCGATATCACCGAGCTGGTCCAGAGGAAGGTCCGCGGCACGGGGGTCACCGACGGCATTTGCGTGGTGTACGTGCCCCATACCACGGTCGGGATAACCATAAACGAGAGCGCCGACCCGGCGGTGGCCGCAGATATCCTGGAGCACCTGGAGAAGCTGGTGCCCCGGGGGAGGTACCGCCACAGCGAGGGCAACGCCGACTCCCACATCAAGGCCAGCCTCACGGGGTCCTCGGTCACCATCATCCTGGACCGGGGCGCCCTGGGGCTGGGGGTATGGCAGGGGATATTCCTCTGCGAATTCGACGGGCCGCGCAAACGCACGGTAAGGGTTAAGGTGGTCCCCGGTGGCTGA
- a CDS encoding PASTA domain-containing protein translates to MIGLWIKRGSLVAPLLLLGLALVQAGCGQTAPAIELAAVPELAGLTTQDAEAILLEAGLEMAVADEVFHDTVPAGSIVATMPAAGEEVEAGSTVELTLSKGPDVLPVPSLLGSPEADALATLQAQGLQAEVVRDYSESVPGGSVIAMNPAPDTPLKRGSTVTLTVSLGSAYVTCGTCGGGGEVTTTVTCPDCGGTGTCFT, encoded by the coding sequence GTGATCGGTTTGTGGATCAAGCGCGGATCGCTGGTGGCGCCCCTGCTGCTGCTCGGTCTGGCTCTGGTCCAGGCCGGCTGCGGGCAAACGGCTCCGGCGATCGAGCTGGCAGCGGTACCGGAACTGGCCGGACTGACCACGCAGGATGCGGAAGCCATACTGCTGGAGGCCGGGCTGGAGATGGCGGTGGCGGACGAGGTCTTCCACGACACCGTGCCGGCGGGCAGCATCGTCGCCACCATGCCGGCTGCCGGCGAAGAGGTCGAGGCCGGCTCGACCGTCGAGTTGACGTTGAGCAAGGGACCAGACGTGCTCCCGGTGCCCTCGCTGCTGGGATCACCCGAAGCGGATGCCCTCGCCACCCTGCAGGCCCAGGGTCTCCAGGCGGAAGTGGTCCGCGACTACAGCGAGTCCGTGCCCGGAGGATCGGTCATCGCCATGAACCCCGCGCCCGACACCCCCCTGAAACGCGGCTCAACGGTCACCCTGACCGTGAGCCTGGGCTCGGCCTACGTGACCTGCGGCACCTGCGGCGGCGGCGGCGAGGTCACCACCACCGTGACCTGCCCCGACTGCGGCGGGACCGGCACCTGCTTCACGTGA
- a CDS encoding aldo/keto reductase, translating into MLYRKFGNDGWEASILGVGCMRLPTSDGIPISVNIVEDEAIAMIRRAIDEGVNYLDTAYTYHEGRSEVVLGMALRDGYRDRVRIATKSPVWMVEKADDFDRFLDEQLERLQAGPIDYYLFHGLSRKRWDTLLEQGLLRQAEAAVADGRIKNIGFSFHDAYGAFQEIIDGYDGWSMCQVQYNYMDTENQAGTRGLVYAAARGIPVVVMEPLLGGNLARPPRDVQAIFDAHAEKRTPAGWALQWIWDQPEVTVVLSGMRNMRELEENMLAANASLERALEEEDRRLIARVRETFEAKAAIPCTGCGYCMPCPQGVDIPANFGLYNNGIIYDDLLVSRFRYFRFFEDADKASACTACGECEEKCPQGIAVSEFMPEVHAVLGEGKPYPDKEGTLS; encoded by the coding sequence ATGCTGTACAGGAAGTTCGGGAACGACGGCTGGGAGGCCTCGATCCTGGGTGTGGGCTGCATGCGCCTGCCGACCAGCGACGGCATCCCCATCAGCGTGAACATCGTCGAGGACGAGGCCATAGCGATGATCCGCCGCGCCATCGACGAGGGCGTCAACTACCTCGATACCGCCTACACCTATCACGAGGGCCGCAGCGAGGTGGTGCTGGGCATGGCGCTGCGGGACGGCTACCGCGACCGGGTCCGCATCGCCACCAAGTCCCCGGTGTGGATGGTGGAGAAGGCCGACGACTTCGACCGCTTCCTCGATGAGCAGCTGGAGCGGCTGCAGGCGGGCCCCATCGACTACTACCTCTTTCATGGCCTGAGCAGGAAGAGGTGGGACACCCTGCTCGAGCAGGGCCTGCTGCGCCAGGCGGAGGCCGCCGTCGCGGACGGCAGGATAAAGAACATAGGGTTCTCTTTCCACGACGCCTATGGCGCCTTCCAGGAGATAATCGACGGCTACGACGGCTGGTCCATGTGCCAGGTCCAGTACAACTACATGGACACGGAGAACCAGGCGGGCACCAGAGGCCTCGTATACGCCGCTGCGCGCGGTATCCCGGTGGTGGTGATGGAGCCGCTGCTGGGGGGGAACCTGGCTCGCCCTCCCCGGGACGTCCAGGCCATCTTCGACGCCCACGCCGAAAAACGCACCCCCGCGGGATGGGCGCTGCAGTGGATCTGGGACCAGCCGGAGGTGACGGTGGTGCTGAGCGGCATGCGGAACATGCGGGAACTGGAGGAGAACATGCTCGCGGCGAACGCATCGCTCGAGCGCGCCCTCGAGGAGGAGGACCGCCGCCTCATCGCGCGGGTGCGCGAGACCTTCGAGGCCAAGGCGGCCATCCCCTGCACCGGGTGCGGCTACTGCATGCCGTGCCCGCAGGGCGTAGACATCCCGGCCAACTTCGGCCTCTACAACAACGGTATCATCTACGACGACCTCCTGGTCTCGCGCTTCCGCTACTTCCGCTTCTTCGAGGATGCCGATAAGGCCAGCGCCTGCACGGCGTGCGGGGAGTGCGAGGAGAAATGCCCCCAGGGCATCGCGGTGAGCGAGTTCATGCCCGAGGTTCACGCGGTGCTGGGAGAGGGAAAACCTTACCCGGACAAGGAGGGGACCCTATCATGA
- a CDS encoding DUF6141 family protein: MAGGEEATFREVQRFNQPWLWALVALAAAFAWFAFFYELFSSLTGDDGGADLWVAVLVWVVVGLGVPVLFIACKLVVEVRRDGLYYRYHPFHRRTYRIAWQEITSAEARSYRPIAEYGGWGLRRAWRKDGGMAYNVYGNRGLQLVLTDGKRVLFGSQRADELAAAVRKGMRG; the protein is encoded by the coding sequence ATGGCGGGCGGGGAAGAGGCCACCTTCCGCGAGGTGCAGCGCTTCAACCAGCCCTGGCTGTGGGCGCTGGTGGCCTTGGCAGCCGCGTTTGCCTGGTTCGCCTTCTTCTACGAGCTCTTCTCGTCTCTGACCGGAGACGATGGCGGAGCAGATCTCTGGGTAGCCGTCCTGGTATGGGTGGTCGTGGGGCTGGGCGTGCCGGTGCTCTTCATCGCCTGCAAGCTGGTGGTGGAGGTACGCCGGGACGGGCTCTACTACCGCTACCATCCCTTTCACCGCAGGACCTATCGCATAGCCTGGCAAGAGATAACGTCCGCCGAGGCCCGCAGCTACAGGCCCATCGCCGAGTACGGCGGGTGGGGGCTCAGAAGGGCATGGAGGAAGGACGGCGGCATGGCATACAACGTCTACGGCAACCGGGGACTGCAGCTGGTACTGACGGACGGTAAACGGGTCCTCTTCGGCTCGCAGCGGGCGGACGAGCTGGCCGCGGCGGTAAGGAAAGGCATGCGGGGTTGA
- a CDS encoding EFR1 family ferrodoxin (N-terminal region resembles flavodoxins. C-terminal ferrodoxin region binds two 4Fe-4S clusters.), protein MNLLILYESCTGNTELAAEIVRRTLEKDGHRCTVQHLRETDAGSLEGYDLYCFATPIQGFAPLSTTYRFVKSMPKLQGRPAFILSTGGGWPGVAHRMLAGLLRRKGMVALGAHMLACPDSWPIGRRFDGRFYNRFTFPRKRSMRRVQTYARDMVGRAYRHRDGIKVKQAPCILWPTPTLPLGFFAVRGMLARGYGKRTVDAEACNGCGICVETCPVGAVHLDGLPSFNASCIGCWGCFNNCPTRAIRSSACRPEHFYGGIADREKLLKKVGL, encoded by the coding sequence ATGAATCTGCTTATACTCTACGAATCGTGCACCGGGAATACCGAGCTGGCGGCGGAGATAGTCCGCCGCACCCTGGAGAAGGACGGCCACCGCTGCACCGTGCAGCACTTGCGGGAAACGGACGCCGGGAGCCTGGAGGGATACGACCTCTACTGTTTCGCCACCCCCATACAGGGCTTCGCCCCCCTGTCCACGACATATCGCTTCGTAAAATCCATGCCCAAACTGCAGGGCCGCCCAGCCTTCATCCTCTCCACCGGCGGCGGCTGGCCGGGGGTGGCCCACCGCATGCTGGCGGGGCTGCTGAGGCGCAAGGGCATGGTGGCGCTGGGAGCCCACATGCTCGCCTGCCCTGACAGCTGGCCCATCGGCCGGAGGTTTGACGGCCGTTTCTACAACCGCTTTACCTTCCCGCGCAAGAGATCGATGAGGAGGGTCCAGACCTACGCGCGCGACATGGTGGGCAGGGCTTACCGCCACCGTGACGGCATCAAGGTGAAGCAGGCTCCGTGCATACTCTGGCCCACCCCCACCCTGCCCCTGGGATTCTTCGCCGTCAGGGGCATGCTGGCCAGGGGTTATGGCAAGAGGACGGTGGACGCGGAGGCCTGCAACGGCTGCGGCATCTGCGTCGAGACCTGTCCCGTGGGGGCGGTGCACCTCGACGGGCTCCCGAGCTTCAACGCTTCCTGCATTGGCTGCTGGGGCTGCTTCAACAACTGCCCGACCCGGGCCATCCGCTCGAGCGCATGCAGGCCGGAGCATTTCTACGGCGGCATCGCCGACCGCGAGAAGCTGCTGAAGAAGGTGGGCCTGTAG
- a CDS encoding NAD(P)-dependent oxidoreductase, protein MVRIVVLAPLPEAVARAMFAAATDRDDVSIEVYGGDPGQGLVEAVRGAGVIIGDFTFRLPIDAAAAEAARGCMLIQQPSIGYQHIDLEATRKAGIPVANAGAANAVGVAEQAIMFMLCLLKRALYFHARTAAGEWAQQDIFTLGLFELHDKTLGIVGMGNIGREVAVRAKSFGCRIVYADTVALPEEIASALQAERLDLEELLREADIVTLHVPLTPETTRLIDADRLAMMKPGAYLLNLARGEVVDEAALAAALREDRLAGAGIDVFTDEPVSPDNPLLASDKVILSPHVSGGTNESKARILAITVENVNRVLEGGKPQYVVNGVR, encoded by the coding sequence ATGGTGAGGATAGTGGTTCTCGCGCCGCTGCCGGAAGCCGTGGCACGGGCGATGTTCGCGGCGGCCACCGACCGCGATGACGTGAGCATCGAAGTCTACGGCGGAGACCCGGGGCAGGGGCTGGTGGAGGCGGTGAGGGGAGCCGGTGTGATCATCGGCGATTTCACCTTCCGACTGCCCATCGACGCCGCCGCGGCGGAGGCGGCACGGGGGTGCATGCTCATCCAGCAGCCGAGCATCGGCTACCAGCATATCGACCTCGAGGCGACGCGCAAGGCCGGCATCCCGGTCGCCAACGCGGGGGCGGCGAACGCTGTCGGCGTCGCGGAGCAGGCGATCATGTTCATGCTCTGCCTGCTCAAGCGGGCCCTCTATTTCCACGCCAGGACCGCCGCGGGAGAGTGGGCGCAGCAGGATATCTTCACCCTCGGTCTCTTCGAGCTCCACGATAAGACCCTGGGGATCGTGGGCATGGGCAACATCGGCAGAGAGGTGGCGGTGCGGGCGAAGAGCTTCGGGTGCCGCATCGTCTATGCGGATACCGTCGCGTTGCCCGAGGAGATCGCATCGGCGCTGCAGGCGGAGCGCCTGGACCTGGAGGAGCTGCTGCGGGAGGCGGACATCGTAACGCTGCATGTGCCGCTCACGCCAGAGACCACCAGGCTCATCGACGCGGACAGGCTGGCGATGATGAAGCCGGGGGCCTACCTGCTCAACCTGGCGCGGGGGGAGGTGGTGGACGAGGCGGCACTCGCGGCGGCACTGCGGGAGGACCGCCTGGCCGGCGCCGGAATCGACGTCTTTACGGACGAGCCGGTGAGCCCGGACAACCCACTGCTCGCCTCGGACAAGGTCATCCTCTCGCCCCACGTGTCGGGGGGCACCAACGAGAGCAAGGCGAGGATACTCGCCATCACCGTGGAGAACGTGAACCGGGTGCTGGAGGGGGGAAAACCGCAATATGTCGTGAACGGGGTAAGGTGA